From the genome of Halobacteriovorax marinus SJ:
GCCTCATTCATCATAATGAACATATTGGCCATTCCTTCAAACTCCTCACCAATAAGCTCACCTACACACTCTCCATTTTCACCAAAAGTAAGCTCGCAAGTGGCAGAGCCGTGAATCCCCATCTTCTCTTCTATTTTTGTACAAACAACATTATTGGATTCACCAGTTTCAGTATTAAATCTTGGAACAATAAAGAGTGAGAGCCCTTTTGTTCCCTCTGCTGCACCTGGTGTTTTCGCTAGCACAAGGTGAATATTATTTTCGTAGAGATCACTTTCTCCTGATGAAATAAAGATTTTCACACCACTAATAGCATACTTTCCGTTATCCAGTGGTTTGGCAGTAGACTTACATGCTCCAACATCAGAACCAGCTCCTGGCTCAGTCAGACACATTGTTCCTCCCCACTCTCCACTCATCATTTTAGGAATAAAGAAATCTTTTTGCTCTTTTGAGCCTACTTGATGAATCACATTCATCGCACCACGAGTCAGTCCATAGTACATAGAGAATGAAACATTCGCTCCAATAGCAATTGAGTTACAGGCAATAGAAACACCATGAGGAGCAGGCATTCCTCCAATATCTTCAGGGTAGCCAAGAGCGTACCATCCATTTTCATAGAATTGCTTATGAGGTCCATGGAAACATGAAGGAACGATAACCTTTCCATCTACTAGCTTTACACCTTCTTCATCACCGGCCATTCGAGTTGGATAGATTTCATTTTCTGTGAACTTATTAAATTGTTCTACAATATCTTTAAGTTCATCATCTCCATAGTCCGGAGCATGCTCTCCAACATTATTCACATCAAAGAGGTTGAAATAAATGTCTGCTAAGTCTGTTTTGAAATTTGCCATAAAATAATCCTTTTAAAATAAATACTAGATTATTATAAGGCCTTTTGAATTTTCGTGGCAGTGGGAAACTAAAGAAAAAAAGGAGAGCATTTCGCTCTCCTTATTATTATCTGTATACTCTTACAGGATTATTAATCAACGATTTTGTTAGGTCAATTTCATACCAATAGTTATTATACCTAAACCTAAAGTGCTTTGAATAAGTATTGTTATTACAAGCTTGTGGGTAGTAATAACAATTCAAATCAATATTGCTCGTACCAGAACTTGATGATGTTGATACACTAACAAAACTATACCCATTTGATTTCTCAGCACGTGACGCATTAGAAATAATTCTAAGTAATCCGTCTCGTAGAGAACTTAAAGTATTACCAAATTGATCATCACTATCTGGGGCAGCATATGTAATGCCATTTGAAGTGAAGTTTCTATAAACTGTTTGCCCGTCTGAATCTAAGAAACGCCAGTAGTAATTATTCACCTGAGATTGACTACGATCAATTTGATCTTGCATACAGTCTTCGTATCCCCAGCAGAAATCGAAATCAAATCCGCCACCTGAAGTTACGTTTTTTGGAAAAGAGTAAAGTCCAGGTTCACTAGATTGCTCAAACATATAGTTTGAAACTTCTGTATAAAACTCCGATGCTGTTCTTGCGCCGTTCCCAGTTCCCGAAGTTACTACAGATGGAGTGTTAACCACAGTAGTACTTCCTGAGTTTGCTTCGTTCTTGTCGCTACCACAGGACGTAACGCCAAAGGCGATCGTTGCGGCTACCAATAAATGGAATGCTGTTTTAAATTTCATCTCTCACACCTCCGAAAGTGTATTTTCCCTATACAATTTAAAATAGTTCAATATTTATAAAGCAAATAGAATGCCAAGTTTGCAGACCATCAAACAGGAACTTAGAGATTGCCTAATAGGTATATATTTAAACACTGTCTAAAATTTAGTCATTTTACGTCTAGATATATGAAGAATTTAGTCACTTTTTTAGGCCTTACCATTAGCTCGTAATAAGGTAAAATTAGCTAAATTTCAAATGGAGTAAAGCTTGAAATCAATTAAGAATATTAGCGACCGCGCACTTTTAGTCATTTTAGATGGCTATGGTTTAAACGATTCAGACCTAAAGAATGCAGTTAAACATGCCAACACTCCCAACTTGGCCAATCTCTTTAAGCACTATCCTTTCACAAAGATTGAAGCAGGAGGGGTTAAAGTTGGTCTACCCAAGGGTGTTACTGGTAACTCTGAAGTTGGTCATATGAACCTTGGTGCGGGAAGACCTGTTAGACAGGATCTTGTTCGAATTAATGAAGCTATCGACAATGGAACATTCTCTACTCTTCCGATGATGAATGCACTAAAGGAAGCTGCAAGAAAGGGATCTAAGAGAGTTCATCTTATGGGTCTTCTTTCGGATGGAGGGGTTCATTCTCATATTGACCATATAAAGGAAGCCGTTAAAGCGCTTAACCTCGAGGGTGATTTAGAAGTTTTCTTCCATGCTTTTATGGATGGAAGAGATACGGCCAGAGACGTTGGTCATAAGTATGTCAAAGAAATGGACCAGGTAGAGGGAGTGAAGTTTGCTTCTATGCAAGGTCGCTCAATTAGCATGGACAGAGACAGAAGGTGGGAAAAAATTAAACTTGCCTATGACACCTTCACAGGAAAGGGCAATATTTCTACAAAGTCTCCGCTAGAATATCTTCAGGAAGAATATAAGAAAGAAATCTATGACGAATTTATCACTCCTACTCTTTTCGCAAAGGAGATGGCGATGAAAGAAGGCGATAGTGTCTTCTTCATTAACTTTAGACCAGATAGGGCCATTCAATTGTCACTCTGTTTTAATGATCCTGATTTTAATGAGTTTGAAAGAGAATTTAAGCCGAACTTCTTTCTATGTATGACTCCTTATATTCCTGATGAAGTAGAATTGCCTATTCTCTTTGATAAGGAGCGACTGGCAGGAGTTATGTCAGAATATGTCTCTAGCCTAGGAATCAAACAATTCAAAATTGCAGAGACAGAGAAGTATGCCCATGTGACATTCTTTTTTAATGGAGGAAGAAAAGAGCCTTTTGAAAATGAAGAGCACTTTTTAATTCCTTCACCTAAAGAAGTTTCAACTTATGATCAAAAGCCTGAAATGAGTGCTTACCTTGTAACAGAGAAGCTCTTAGAGAAGCTTGATGATGACGAAATTAAATTCTCTCTCGTAAATTTTGCCAATTCAGACATGGTTGGTCATACAGGAAACTTTGAGGCTGCCGTTAAAGCACTAGAGGCCCTTGATCAATGTGTCGCGAAGTTAGTTGAAAAGTGTAGAGAAAAAGGGGTGGCACTTCTGCTTACTGCCGATCATGGCAATAGTGACCAGATGGTCTATGAAGACGGCACACCTCATACTTCTCACACAAATTCACTTGTTCCTTTTTGCGTCTTTCATAGAGAGTTAGAAGATTGTGACTTTGAAGTAAACGGTGAAGGCCATGCCCTAATGGATGTGTCCCCTACTGTTTTAAGTATTCTCAATATTGAATCACCTGATTCGTTTACTGGTAAATCCATTTTTAAGTAAGGAAAGAAGATGTCTGAAATAAAAAGAATTGGCCTTTTATGTAGTGGTGGGGATAGTCCAGGTATGAACTGCGCTATTCGTTCAGTAGTGAGATCGGCGATCAATGCAAATCTTGAAGTTTATGGAATTCAAAGAGGATTCTCCGGACTGCTTGAAGGAAATATAAAAGAGCTCGATGTTTCTAGTGTTGGGAATATTATCCAGCATGGGGGAACTATTTTACAAACTTCTCGCTGCCCAGAGTTTCACGAAGCTGAGACAAGAAAAGAAGCTGCCCATATTTTAAAGAGAAAGAAGATAGATGCTCTTATTGTCATAGGAGGAAACGGTTCTTTTAACGGAGCTTACGCTCTTCATACAGAGCATGGCATTCCTATGGTGGGGATTCCAGGAACAATTGACAATGATATTTCTGGGACTGACTACTCTATTGGCTTTGATACCGCTGTTCAGACAGCTATCGATGCTGTAGATAAAATCCGCGATACGGCCTCTTCTCACGAGAGAACTTTCATTGTTGAAGTGATGGGAAGAAAGTCTGCCGCTATCGCA
Proteins encoded in this window:
- a CDS encoding acyl-CoA dehydrogenase — translated: MANFKTDLADIYFNLFDVNNVGEHAPDYGDDELKDIVEQFNKFTENEIYPTRMAGDEEGVKLVDGKVIVPSCFHGPHKQFYENGWYALGYPEDIGGMPAPHGVSIACNSIAIGANVSFSMYYGLTRGAMNVIHQVGSKEQKDFFIPKMMSGEWGGTMCLTEPGAGSDVGACKSTAKPLDNGKYAISGVKIFISSGESDLYENNIHLVLAKTPGAAEGTKGLSLFIVPRFNTETGESNNVVCTKIEEKMGIHGSATCELTFGENGECVGELIGEEFEGMANMFIMMNEARLLCGLQGEAQANLAYMLTEQYAKERAQFGVEICNLPDVRRLLLRMRALSRGMRALTIYTGNLFDKEAKGDEVAAKEIALLTPICKAYCSDQGFNVSVDAVQVHGGYGFCTEYGVEQFIRDTKIASIYEGTNGIQAIDFVTRKILKDKAQTFFAVGKKIQAIMASDEAKEFEHENSMIGKSMEMSEKVLAKFSEMAAKKNHNGILSHATDFLDYCGNLVVAWLLLEHACIAKKKMRAGCSEEEKKYYQSKIVDFKIFCQYQLVKNIGIGNSVLNFENDLMALEL
- the gpmI gene encoding 2,3-bisphosphoglycerate-independent phosphoglycerate mutase, with product MKSIKNISDRALLVILDGYGLNDSDLKNAVKHANTPNLANLFKHYPFTKIEAGGVKVGLPKGVTGNSEVGHMNLGAGRPVRQDLVRINEAIDNGTFSTLPMMNALKEAARKGSKRVHLMGLLSDGGVHSHIDHIKEAVKALNLEGDLEVFFHAFMDGRDTARDVGHKYVKEMDQVEGVKFASMQGRSISMDRDRRWEKIKLAYDTFTGKGNISTKSPLEYLQEEYKKEIYDEFITPTLFAKEMAMKEGDSVFFINFRPDRAIQLSLCFNDPDFNEFEREFKPNFFLCMTPYIPDEVELPILFDKERLAGVMSEYVSSLGIKQFKIAETEKYAHVTFFFNGGRKEPFENEEHFLIPSPKEVSTYDQKPEMSAYLVTEKLLEKLDDDEIKFSLVNFANSDMVGHTGNFEAAVKALEALDQCVAKLVEKCREKGVALLLTADHGNSDQMVYEDGTPHTSHTNSLVPFCVFHRELEDCDFEVNGEGHALMDVSPTVLSILNIESPDSFTGKSIFK
- the pfkA gene encoding 6-phosphofructokinase, which translates into the protein MSEIKRIGLLCSGGDSPGMNCAIRSVVRSAINANLEVYGIQRGFSGLLEGNIKELDVSSVGNIIQHGGTILQTSRCPEFHEAETRKEAAHILKRKKIDALIVIGGNGSFNGAYALHTEHGIPMVGIPGTIDNDISGTDYSIGFDTAVQTAIDAVDKIRDTASSHERTFIVEVMGRKSAAIALHVGVCTGAENVVLPSENVNVEEISNDIKRGIKRGKNSSIIIVAEGEKEGLSHRIQEQLKADFELDSHVCILGHIQRGGNPSGQDRFIASGMGYLAIEELLKGNNSFVTAYRNGHVVAAPFDECLEKKSEYLPQYINLVKTLSI